In Ruania zhangjianzhongii, the following proteins share a genomic window:
- a CDS encoding epoxide hydrolase family protein, with protein MTTHGSDPMDQQMTTHHPVTDTSVTDDSVTDVVAADSPADTSIRPFRIDVPQSQLDDLVSRLGRTRWPDELSGAGWDRGVPLAYLRELVEYWATSYDWRAQESRLNTLSQFKTTIDGQDIHFLHVRSPEPGALPLIVTHGWPSSVAEFQDIVGPLSDPRANGADPADAFDLVIPALPGFGFSGPTTAPGWTCARTARAWAVLMGRLGYDRYGAQGGDFGALISPELGRVDAEHVVGVHLNAASVGFIPWGGVDAQTTAEMTDRELATLGRLEQFLGEGNAYFQVQATRPQTLAYALTDSPVGQLAWIVDKFAAWTHTTTGCPEDAVDRDAMLTAVMFYWLTGTAGSAARLYYENMHSTPEWGQAPSPTPIGVANFAEDVAFRRFGERGNNIVHWTDFDTGGHFAALETPDLLVKDVRTFFRPLR; from the coding sequence ATGACGACACACGGGAGCGACCCGATGGACCAGCAGATGACCACTCACCACCCCGTCACCGACACCTCCGTGACCGACGACTCTGTCACCGACGTCGTGGCAGCCGACAGCCCCGCAGACACCTCGATCCGCCCGTTTCGGATCGACGTCCCACAGTCCCAACTGGACGACCTCGTCAGCCGGCTGGGGCGAACCCGCTGGCCCGACGAGCTCTCGGGCGCCGGGTGGGACCGCGGGGTCCCCCTCGCCTATCTGCGGGAGCTAGTCGAGTACTGGGCGACGTCCTACGACTGGCGGGCTCAAGAATCACGACTGAACACCCTCTCGCAGTTCAAGACCACCATCGACGGCCAGGACATCCATTTCCTGCATGTCCGTTCACCGGAGCCGGGAGCGCTGCCATTGATCGTGACCCACGGATGGCCCAGCTCGGTCGCCGAGTTCCAGGACATCGTCGGCCCGTTGTCCGACCCGAGAGCCAATGGTGCGGACCCGGCAGATGCCTTCGATCTGGTGATTCCGGCACTACCAGGATTCGGCTTCTCCGGGCCGACCACCGCACCCGGATGGACCTGCGCCCGCACGGCGCGGGCATGGGCAGTACTGATGGGGCGACTGGGTTATGACCGCTACGGCGCCCAAGGCGGCGACTTCGGCGCCCTCATCTCCCCGGAGCTCGGCCGGGTCGATGCTGAACACGTCGTCGGCGTGCACCTGAACGCCGCTTCGGTCGGCTTCATCCCGTGGGGAGGGGTCGACGCGCAGACGACGGCGGAGATGACGGATCGCGAACTCGCAACTCTCGGCCGGCTTGAGCAGTTTCTGGGCGAGGGAAACGCCTACTTCCAGGTCCAGGCCACCCGACCGCAAACCCTCGCATACGCCCTCACGGACTCGCCGGTCGGGCAGTTGGCCTGGATCGTCGACAAGTTCGCGGCCTGGACCCACACCACGACGGGCTGTCCGGAGGATGCGGTCGACCGGGACGCGATGCTGACCGCGGTCATGTTCTACTGGCTCACCGGAACTGCGGGCTCGGCGGCCCGGCTGTACTACGAGAACATGCACTCCACGCCCGAGTGGGGACAGGCGCCTTCGCCAACGCCGATCGGCGTGGCCAACTTCGCTGAAGACGTGGCATTCCGCCGATTCGGTGAACGAGGCAACAACATCGTGCACTGGACCGACTTCGACACCGGCGGCCATTTCGCCGCCCTGGAGACTCCGGATCTGCTGGTGAAGGATGTCCGCACCTTCTTCCGCCCACTCCGCTGA